From Rhodococcus antarcticus, the proteins below share one genomic window:
- a CDS encoding VWA domain-containing protein: MEQSLHRFVRLLRLRGVRISVPEMLDAMDAAAVPGILADKAVLREALRVSLVKDREDDPVFTEVFDKYFALVRVQPEETGHGHGHGHDDLSDDGVLDKFTLSEEPGQLPEQGHEHGKPADIREYFDPDDLAAQYNLHQEANKIDLAAMTDEIVFSKDAEAVMGEGNRVQIETDHLRGASAPGSISTQTGTKVDTDLSIAETDALFGWLDQGTDENTPGQDLTDDAAALRRRLAGVLANLPAALKKHLESLLALEDRIVEGKEVEAEHVARVDSVGEHERAELEESLRRLTQSLHGALTHRRKAGARGRVDSGRTMRRNMRFDGVPFRPVTVQRTEDKPRLVLLTDVSLSVRATARFTLHLVHGLQDLVSQVRTFVFVSELAEVTDLFADHSVEHALGLVFGGEVLDVDGNSDHGAAFGQFLEEHGNAVNRRTTVLVLADGRSNGLDPNLEAFAEISRRAKETIWLTPEPRYSWGLGSCDLPLYAEHCQRVRVVRDLTGLTTTAEALATEQVGR, translated from the coding sequence GTGGAGCAGAGCCTGCACCGGTTCGTCCGGCTGCTGCGCCTGCGCGGGGTGCGGATCTCGGTGCCGGAGATGCTCGACGCCATGGACGCCGCCGCCGTCCCGGGCATCCTGGCGGACAAGGCGGTGCTGCGCGAGGCGCTGCGGGTCAGCCTGGTCAAGGACCGGGAGGACGACCCGGTGTTCACCGAGGTCTTCGACAAGTACTTCGCCCTGGTGCGCGTGCAGCCCGAGGAGACCGGCCACGGTCACGGGCACGGCCACGACGACCTCTCCGACGACGGCGTCCTGGACAAGTTCACCCTCAGCGAGGAGCCCGGTCAGCTGCCCGAGCAGGGCCACGAGCACGGCAAGCCCGCCGACATCCGGGAGTACTTCGACCCTGACGACCTGGCGGCGCAGTACAACCTGCACCAGGAGGCCAACAAGATCGACCTGGCCGCGATGACCGACGAGATCGTGTTCAGCAAGGACGCCGAGGCCGTCATGGGCGAGGGCAACCGCGTCCAGATCGAGACCGACCACCTCCGCGGCGCGAGCGCCCCCGGCTCCATCTCCACCCAGACCGGTACCAAGGTGGACACCGACCTCTCCATCGCCGAGACCGACGCCCTGTTCGGCTGGCTCGACCAGGGGACGGACGAGAACACCCCGGGGCAGGACCTCACCGACGACGCCGCGGCCCTGCGGCGGCGGCTGGCCGGGGTCCTCGCAAACCTGCCGGCGGCGCTGAAGAAGCACCTGGAGAGCCTGTTGGCCCTGGAGGACCGCATCGTCGAGGGCAAGGAGGTCGAGGCCGAGCACGTCGCCAGGGTCGACTCCGTCGGTGAGCACGAGCGTGCCGAGCTGGAGGAGAGCCTGCGCCGGCTGACCCAGAGCCTGCACGGCGCGCTGACCCACCGTCGGAAGGCCGGGGCCCGCGGCCGGGTGGACTCCGGGCGCACCATGCGCCGCAACATGCGCTTCGACGGCGTGCCGTTCCGGCCGGTGACCGTGCAGCGGACCGAGGACAAGCCGCGCCTGGTCCTGCTGACCGACGTCAGCCTCTCGGTCCGGGCCACCGCCCGGTTCACCCTGCACCTGGTGCACGGCCTGCAAGACCTGGTGAGCCAGGTCCGCACCTTCGTCTTCGTCTCCGAGCTCGCGGAGGTGACCGACCTGTTCGCCGACCACTCCGTGGAGCACGCGCTGGGGCTGGTGTTCGGCGGGGAGGTGCTGGACGTGGACGGCAACTCCGACCACGGGGCGGCGTTCGGCCAGTTCCTCGAGGAGCACGGCAACGCCGTCAACCGCCGCACCACGGTGCTGGTGCTCGCCGACGGCCGCAGCAACGGGCTCGACCCCAACCTCGAGGCGTTCGCGGAGATCAGCCGCCGGGCCAAGGAGACCATCTGGCTGACCCCCGAGCCGCGCTACTCCTGGGGTCTGGGCAGCTGCGACCTCCCGCTGTACGCCGAGCACTGCCAGCGGGTGCGCGTGGTCCGCGACCTGACCGGGCTCACCACGACGGCCGAGGCGCTGGCCACCGAGCAGGTGGGACGGTGA
- the mftM gene encoding mycofactocin oligosaccharide methyltransferase MftM, which translates to MTLALAPLDVLAPGRSGSWAHDGVVVVRAPGAGLRATRGARLVVTHGLTADELDESLVARVGGLVRGAREFELVLTGLVRSTVDDPLQAWTTYYRNSLAALGDGSAAFAPVHDRAAGLVRGASVLDLGSCFGFFPLRLAAAGLTVTASDLCAGTVRLLAAVAPQLGVELGTLVCDAAAVPRPDGCADTVTVLHVLEHLDPEHGEAVLAEAVRLARRRVVVAVPLEDTATTCHGHVRTFTLDGLAALADALPGRTRVSEHHGGWLVLDVG; encoded by the coding sequence GTGACGCTCGCGCTCGCACCCCTGGACGTCCTCGCGCCCGGGCGGTCCGGGTCCTGGGCCCACGACGGGGTGGTCGTGGTGCGGGCGCCCGGGGCGGGCCTGCGGGCCACCCGTGGTGCACGGCTGGTCGTGACCCACGGCCTCACCGCGGACGAGCTCGACGAGTCGCTCGTCGCCCGGGTGGGAGGGCTGGTCCGCGGAGCCCGTGAGTTCGAGCTGGTTCTCACCGGGCTCGTCCGGTCCACGGTGGACGACCCCCTGCAGGCGTGGACGACGTACTACCGAAACTCCCTGGCCGCCCTCGGCGACGGGTCCGCGGCCTTCGCGCCCGTGCACGACCGGGCCGCAGGGCTGGTGCGGGGGGCGAGCGTGCTCGACCTCGGCTCGTGCTTCGGGTTCTTCCCCCTGCGCCTGGCCGCGGCCGGGCTGACCGTGACGGCCAGCGACCTCTGCGCCGGGACCGTGCGCCTGCTGGCTGCGGTGGCGCCGCAGCTCGGGGTGGAGCTCGGGACGCTCGTGTGCGACGCCGCCGCGGTACCCCGACCGGACGGCTGCGCCGACACCGTGACCGTGCTGCACGTGCTGGAGCACCTGGACCCCGAGCACGGGGAAGCGGTGCTGGCCGAGGCCGTCCGGCTGGCCCGGCGCAGGGTGGTGGTGGCGGTACCCCTCGAGGACACCGCCACCACCTGCCACGGCCACGTGCGGACCTTCACCCTGGACGGCCTGGCGGCGCTCGCGGACGCCCTGCCCGGCCGGACCCGCGTCAGCGAGCACCACGGCGGCTGGCTGGTGCTCGACGTCGGCTGA
- a CDS encoding MadR family response regulator transcription factor has translation MSTAVAVSRIVLVDDHAILREGLRSVLEREPDLTVVGEASSFAEAVAVVASVAPDVVLLDLKLSARSDHEGLELCTVLSREHPGLGLLVLTTFLDEHLVVQAVHAGARGYVVKDVDTTELVRAIRAVSLGESAFDARSAAAVVRSLNGRSVQHERLTDRELDVLRLLANGLSNKDIGGRLYISATTVKFHVSNIMRKLSVSRRAEAVYAASKSGLI, from the coding sequence GTGAGCACGGCGGTCGCGGTCTCACGGATCGTCCTGGTCGACGACCACGCGATCCTCCGCGAGGGACTTCGCTCGGTGCTGGAGCGGGAGCCGGACCTGACGGTGGTGGGGGAGGCGTCCTCGTTCGCCGAGGCGGTGGCGGTGGTCGCGAGCGTGGCGCCGGACGTCGTGCTGCTGGACCTCAAGCTCTCCGCGCGCTCGGACCACGAGGGCCTCGAGCTGTGCACCGTGCTCTCCCGGGAACATCCCGGCCTGGGGCTGCTCGTGCTCACCACCTTCCTCGACGAGCACCTCGTCGTGCAGGCCGTGCACGCCGGGGCCCGGGGCTACGTGGTCAAGGACGTGGACACCACCGAGCTCGTGCGAGCCATCCGGGCCGTGTCGCTGGGTGAGAGCGCGTTCGACGCCCGAAGCGCTGCTGCGGTGGTCCGATCCCTCAACGGGCGCAGCGTGCAGCACGAACGGCTCACCGACCGCGAGCTGGACGTGCTCCGGCTGCTGGCCAACGGTCTGTCCAACAAGGACATCGGCGGGCGGCTGTACATCTCCGCGACGACGGTGAAGTTCCACGTCAGCAACATCATGCGCAAGCTCTCGGTCTCCCGGCGTGCGGAGGCCGTGTACGCGGCGAGCAAGAGTGGCTTGATCTGA
- a CDS encoding MadS family sensor histidine kinase — MAADPTFAHPRRAQRPDLESLTGVRSGKGTYYPQYRGAAERLERVVHALDTISHALVRTVEGPETLVRSVVEAAAEHLSADWVLFALADGALPDADPRELVLGPGGEARPVSATLPELVRVHLDGTRAGLLVEHDHGHGDGPGPTHHVHVPVELDGGVVGAFVAWTPERRAIDGTDLSVLRILASQTAVALQNSALYQRSRSLLVSSERAYEQSRQHAGDLAVRNAELEATQRQLGVAHRREVLDSERHRIARELHDSVTQCVLSAGMQVEVCRSELARDGRGVDERLVERLGVAKDLTRRAVEQLRSAIYALNHGDDAGRSSLPEMLEQLCTVHMPDELQVLLRVEGNPCELPSGVEHALLRIAGEALFNTAVHGHASRAVVRLAFHPGDVVLSVADDGDGDPARLRTVLRLAAASDLDGRHRGLANMQARARELGGTLEVRRARLGGVRVAARVPLDQAARA; from the coding sequence ATGGCGGCCGACCCCACCTTCGCGCACCCCCGCCGGGCCCAGCGCCCGGACCTGGAGAGCCTCACCGGGGTTCGTTCGGGCAAGGGGACCTACTACCCGCAGTACCGCGGGGCGGCCGAGCGTCTGGAGCGCGTGGTGCACGCCCTGGACACGATCTCCCACGCCCTGGTCCGCACGGTCGAGGGGCCGGAGACGCTGGTTCGCTCGGTGGTCGAGGCCGCCGCGGAGCACCTGTCCGCGGACTGGGTGCTGTTCGCCCTGGCCGACGGTGCGCTGCCGGACGCGGACCCCCGCGAGCTCGTGCTCGGGCCGGGTGGGGAGGCCCGCCCCGTCTCCGCCACGCTCCCCGAGCTCGTGCGGGTGCACCTGGACGGCACCCGGGCCGGGCTGCTCGTGGAGCACGACCACGGACACGGCGACGGCCCCGGCCCCACCCACCACGTGCACGTGCCGGTGGAGCTCGACGGTGGGGTGGTGGGGGCCTTCGTGGCGTGGACGCCGGAGCGTCGTGCGATCGACGGCACCGACCTCTCGGTGCTCCGGATCCTGGCCAGCCAGACGGCCGTGGCCCTGCAGAACTCCGCGCTGTACCAGCGCAGCCGCTCCCTGCTGGTCAGCTCCGAGCGTGCCTACGAGCAGTCCCGCCAGCACGCGGGCGACCTCGCCGTGCGCAACGCCGAGCTCGAGGCGACCCAGCGCCAGCTCGGGGTGGCCCACCGGCGGGAGGTCCTCGACTCCGAGCGGCACCGCATCGCCCGCGAGCTGCACGACAGCGTCACCCAGTGCGTGCTCTCGGCGGGCATGCAGGTCGAGGTGTGCCGCAGCGAGCTCGCCCGGGACGGCAGGGGTGTCGACGAGCGGCTCGTCGAGCGACTGGGAGTGGCCAAGGACCTCACCCGGCGCGCGGTCGAGCAGCTGCGCTCGGCCATCTACGCGCTCAACCACGGTGACGACGCCGGTCGGTCCTCGCTGCCGGAGATGCTGGAGCAGCTCTGCACGGTGCACATGCCCGACGAGCTCCAGGTGCTGCTGCGCGTGGAGGGGAACCCGTGCGAGCTGCCGTCGGGCGTCGAGCACGCCCTGCTGCGGATCGCGGGCGAGGCGCTGTTCAACACGGCGGTGCACGGCCACGCCTCGCGCGCCGTGGTGCGGCTGGCCTTCCACCCGGGGGACGTGGTGCTCTCGGTGGCCGACGACGGGGACGGCGACCCGGCGCGGCTGCGCACCGTCCTGCGGCTGGCCGCCGCCAGCGACCTCGACGGTCGGCACCGGGGTCTGGCGAACATGCAGGCCCGGGCGCGTGAGCTCGGTGGCACGCTCGAGGTGCGCCGGGCCCGGCTCGGCGGGGTGCGCGTGGCCGCCCGCGTGCCGCTGGACCAGGCGGCGCGGGCGTGA
- a CDS encoding iron-containing alcohol dehydrogenase, giving the protein MAKFHAPEIVFGPGSLVEAAHAARRLGGHRPMLVTDPGLVESGWVDELLGHLRDAALQPVVWSGLTPNPKDHEIAAGYETYAAAGCDVLVGLGGGSVIDAAKGVAVLASNGGHILDYEGVDLVTLPIPPLVVVPSTSGTGADVSQFCIVTDTQRHTKITIIGRVLVPDVTVIDPRLLTTMPEWLNAATGLDALTHGIEAFVSLAHNPLTDHHALRAIGLVEQNLVHTIDDPAHTGHRSLMAQASLEAGLAFTNAILGATHAMSHQVGGMLDLPHGVVNGVLLPHVIRFNALGDPTPFLAIAASLGLPEARGPAPEAGEAVADAVAVLARRVGVPAGLAQLGVTEADLPRLASLTLGDACMSTNPRTASVEQVMTMFRAAL; this is encoded by the coding sequence ATCGCCAAGTTCCACGCGCCGGAGATCGTGTTCGGGCCGGGTTCGCTCGTCGAGGCCGCACACGCCGCCCGGCGCCTGGGTGGGCACCGGCCGATGCTGGTGACCGATCCGGGTCTCGTCGAGTCCGGCTGGGTGGACGAGCTGCTCGGGCACCTGCGCGACGCCGCGCTGCAGCCGGTGGTGTGGAGCGGGTTGACCCCGAACCCGAAGGACCACGAGATCGCGGCGGGGTACGAGACCTACGCGGCCGCGGGCTGCGACGTGCTGGTGGGACTGGGTGGCGGCTCCGTCATCGATGCGGCCAAGGGCGTCGCGGTGCTGGCCTCGAACGGCGGCCACATCCTGGACTACGAGGGCGTGGACCTCGTGACCCTGCCCATCCCTCCCCTGGTCGTGGTTCCGTCCACCTCGGGCACGGGGGCGGACGTCTCCCAGTTCTGCATCGTCACCGACACCCAGCGGCACACCAAGATCACCATCATCGGGCGGGTGCTCGTCCCGGACGTCACGGTCATCGACCCCCGGCTGCTCACCACGATGCCGGAGTGGCTCAACGCGGCGACCGGGCTCGACGCGCTCACCCACGGCATCGAGGCCTTCGTCTCCCTGGCCCACAACCCGCTCACCGACCACCACGCCCTGCGGGCCATCGGCCTGGTCGAGCAGAACCTCGTGCACACCATCGACGATCCCGCGCACACCGGGCACCGCAGCCTCATGGCGCAGGCGAGCCTCGAGGCCGGCCTGGCCTTCACCAACGCCATCCTCGGCGCGACCCACGCGATGAGCCACCAGGTCGGCGGCATGCTGGACCTGCCGCACGGCGTGGTGAACGGGGTCCTGCTCCCGCACGTCATCCGCTTCAACGCCCTGGGCGACCCGACGCCCTTCCTCGCCATCGCAGCCTCGCTGGGCCTGCCCGAGGCGCGCGGGCCGGCACCCGAGGCGGGGGAGGCCGTGGCCGACGCCGTGGCCGTGCTGGCCCGGCGGGTGGGGGTGCCCGCCGGGCTCGCCCAGCTCGGGGTCACCGAGGCCGACCTGCCCCGGCTGGCCAGCCTCACCCTGGGTGACGCGTGCATGTCGACGAACCCCCGCACCGCCTCGGTGGAGCAGGTCATGACGATGTTCCGGGCGGCGCTGTAG
- a CDS encoding XdhC family protein, with protein MREVLSETLHWWKEGRPVALATVVGTWKSSPRQPGASMLLGGDGAVVGSVSGGCVEGAVYELAQQVVADGVPVLQRYGVSDDDAFAVGLTCGGILDVFVEKLDPQTFPELGEVAEAIATGRPVAVATTTVHPDPARVGQRRVLFTDGADGQRASGTLGSVRADAAVTDDARGLLAAGRNGTLRYGADGERLGDGMEVFVASYAPPARMLVFGAIDFAAAAARMGHFLGYHVTVCDARAVFATPKRFPAADEVVVAWPHQYLLAERDAGRLDERTVLCVLTHDAKFDVPLLELALGDDGWDARPAYVGAMGSRRTHDDRESQLRERGMTDAQLARLYSPIGLDLGARTPEETAVSIAAEIIAGRWGGGGKRLTELEGSIHHTG; from the coding sequence ATGCGTGAGGTCCTGTCGGAGACGCTGCACTGGTGGAAGGAGGGCCGGCCCGTGGCCCTGGCCACCGTCGTGGGGACGTGGAAGTCCTCCCCGCGCCAGCCGGGGGCCTCGATGCTGCTCGGCGGCGACGGCGCGGTGGTCGGCAGCGTCAGCGGTGGCTGCGTCGAGGGCGCGGTGTACGAGCTGGCCCAGCAGGTCGTCGCGGACGGGGTGCCGGTGCTGCAGCGCTACGGCGTCTCCGACGACGACGCCTTCGCCGTGGGCCTGACCTGTGGCGGCATCCTCGACGTGTTCGTGGAGAAGCTCGACCCCCAGACCTTCCCGGAGCTCGGTGAGGTGGCCGAGGCCATCGCGACCGGCCGTCCGGTGGCCGTGGCCACCACCACGGTGCACCCGGACCCGGCCCGGGTGGGCCAGCGACGGGTGCTGTTCACCGACGGGGCGGACGGCCAGCGGGCCAGCGGCACCCTGGGCTCGGTGCGCGCCGACGCCGCCGTCACCGACGACGCCCGCGGGCTGCTGGCCGCGGGGCGCAACGGCACCCTGCGCTACGGCGCGGACGGCGAGCGACTCGGCGACGGCATGGAGGTGTTCGTGGCCTCCTACGCCCCGCCCGCCCGCATGCTCGTCTTCGGCGCCATCGACTTCGCGGCCGCGGCCGCCCGGATGGGCCACTTCCTCGGCTACCACGTGACCGTCTGCGACGCGCGGGCCGTCTTCGCCACGCCCAAGCGCTTCCCGGCCGCCGACGAGGTCGTGGTGGCCTGGCCGCACCAGTACCTGCTGGCCGAGCGGGACGCGGGGCGCCTGGACGAGCGCACCGTGCTCTGCGTGCTCACCCACGACGCCAAGTTCGACGTGCCGCTGCTGGAGCTCGCGCTGGGCGACGACGGCTGGGACGCCCGCCCGGCCTACGTGGGCGCGATGGGCAGCCGCCGCACCCACGACGACCGCGAGTCCCAGCTGCGCGAGCGGGGGATGACCGACGCCCAGCTCGCGCGGCTGTACAGCCCCATCGGGCTGGACCTGGGAGCACGCACGCCCGAGGAGACGGCCGTGTCCATCGCTGCGGAGATCATCGCGGGACGCTGGGGCGGCGGGGGCAAGCGGCTCACCGAGCTCGAGGGCAGCATCCACCACACGGGCTGA
- a CDS encoding vWA domain-containing protein, producing MTTPAVDGSTELLRAHLGFVRVLRAAGVPADPSRGRAFLAALAELGAPDEPAGPASTYWAGRLTLCSQADDLPRYDAAFSAWYSGTTKRQQGPAPTEIPTPSLKASLTGSAPKAQADDRPPEELTTAASANEVLRHKDFSELSPVEREHVRALLAGLRYRPATRRAVRRRRSARGPVDPRATVRTMLRAGGELVRPVHHRRAQRPRRLVLLIDVSGSMSPYADSLLRFAHVLTCAAPATVETFTLGTRLTRLTRAMRHRDPDVALRAVAAAVPDYAGGTRLGETLKVFLDRWGQRGLARGAVVVVFSDGWERGDARLLGEQVARLSRLARAVVWSNPHAGRAGYAPVQSGIVAALPALHRLLSGHSLVALEELVEVVADA from the coding sequence GTGACCACCCCGGCGGTGGACGGGAGCACCGAGCTGCTGCGCGCACACCTGGGCTTCGTCCGGGTGCTGCGGGCCGCCGGCGTGCCCGCCGATCCCTCCCGGGGCCGCGCCTTCCTCGCCGCGCTGGCCGAGCTGGGGGCCCCCGACGAGCCCGCAGGTCCGGCGTCGACGTACTGGGCGGGTCGGTTGACCCTGTGCAGCCAGGCTGACGACCTGCCGCGCTACGACGCCGCGTTCTCCGCCTGGTACTCGGGCACCACCAAGCGCCAGCAGGGTCCGGCGCCCACCGAGATCCCCACCCCGAGCCTGAAGGCCTCGCTCACCGGCTCCGCGCCCAAGGCCCAGGCCGACGACCGCCCGCCCGAGGAGCTCACCACTGCTGCGAGTGCGAACGAGGTGCTGCGGCACAAGGACTTCAGCGAGCTGAGCCCCGTCGAGCGCGAGCACGTGCGGGCGCTGCTCGCCGGCCTGCGCTACCGCCCCGCCACCCGCCGTGCCGTCCGTCGTCGCAGGTCCGCCCGCGGTCCGGTCGACCCGCGCGCCACCGTGCGCACCATGCTGAGGGCCGGTGGCGAGCTCGTCCGACCCGTGCACCACCGACGGGCGCAGCGACCGCGACGGCTGGTGCTGCTCATCGACGTCTCCGGCTCCATGTCGCCCTACGCCGACTCGCTGCTGCGCTTCGCCCACGTGCTCACCTGCGCCGCCCCGGCCACCGTGGAGACGTTCACCCTGGGGACCCGGCTGACGCGGCTGACCCGGGCGATGCGCCACCGCGACCCGGACGTGGCCCTGCGCGCGGTCGCCGCGGCCGTCCCCGACTACGCCGGGGGCACCCGGCTGGGGGAGACCCTCAAGGTCTTCCTCGACCGCTGGGGGCAGCGCGGACTGGCCCGGGGCGCGGTGGTCGTGGTGTTCTCCGACGGCTGGGAGCGCGGGGACGCCCGGCTGCTCGGCGAGCAGGTCGCACGGCTCTCGCGGCTGGCGCGAGCCGTCGTCTGGTCCAACCCGCACGCCGGTCGTGCGGGCTACGCCCCGGTCCAGTCCGGCATCGTCGCGGCGCTGCCCGCGCTGCACCGGTTGCTGTCGGGGCACTCGCTCGTGGCGCTCGAGGAGCTCGTGGAGGTGGTGGCAGATGCGTGA
- a CDS encoding AAA family ATPase encodes MATALRSVGYLPDEGVATAAYLAMAMARPLFCEGEPGTGKTALATALSEALGLPMVRLQCHEGIDASQALYDWDFPRQLLHLRAMESRGAATGGVDAAEGELYSERFLLARPLLQALRLAPCVLLVDEIDRADDEFEAFLLQVLSENRVSIPELGEIAADVPPLVVLTSNRTREVHDALKRRCLYHWVDHPDLEREVAIVRERLPQVSETLARQVAKATRALRSLDLLKPPGVAETLDWAQALHALGRTELDVESAAATMGAVLKYREDGDKIVQLGLDGILFR; translated from the coding sequence CGCCGCCTACCTCGCGATGGCGATGGCGCGCCCGCTGTTCTGCGAGGGCGAGCCCGGCACCGGCAAGACCGCGCTGGCCACCGCGCTGTCCGAGGCGCTCGGGCTGCCGATGGTGCGGCTGCAGTGCCACGAGGGCATCGACGCCAGCCAGGCCCTCTACGACTGGGACTTCCCGCGCCAGCTGCTGCACCTGCGCGCGATGGAGAGCCGCGGGGCTGCGACCGGAGGGGTGGACGCTGCGGAGGGCGAGCTGTACTCGGAGCGCTTCCTGCTCGCCCGGCCCCTGCTGCAGGCCCTGCGGCTGGCTCCCTGCGTGCTGCTGGTCGACGAGATCGACCGTGCCGACGACGAGTTCGAGGCGTTCCTGCTCCAGGTGCTCTCCGAGAACCGGGTGAGCATCCCCGAGCTCGGGGAGATCGCGGCGGACGTCCCCCCGCTGGTGGTGCTGACCTCCAACCGCACGCGCGAGGTGCACGACGCCCTCAAGCGCCGCTGCCTCTACCACTGGGTCGACCACCCCGACCTCGAGCGGGAGGTGGCCATCGTGCGCGAGCGGCTGCCCCAGGTGAGCGAGACCCTGGCGCGGCAGGTCGCCAAGGCCACCCGGGCCCTGCGGAGCCTGGACCTGCTCAAGCCGCCCGGGGTGGCCGAGACCCTGGACTGGGCGCAGGCGCTGCACGCCCTGGGACGCACCGAGCTCGACGTCGAGTCGGCCGCCGCCACGATGGGTGCGGTGCTGAAGTACCGGGAGGACGGCGACAAGATCGTGCAGCTGGGGCTGGACGGGATCCTCTTCCGGTGA